One segment of Brassica napus cultivar Da-Ae chromosome C3, Da-Ae, whole genome shotgun sequence DNA contains the following:
- the LOC106384532 gene encoding uncharacterized protein LOC106384532 isoform X7 gives MAAATARAQALSLLAAANNHGDLAVKLSSLRQVKEILLSLEPSLSAEIFPYLTELHSSREILVRKSLLEIIEEVGLRMLDHSYALVTVLLVLARDEDPIVAKKAVSVGTAFYRSILEEMALQFHHRGKVDRWVGELWTWMVKFKDVVFSTALEPGSVGVKVLALKFMETFILLFTPDASDPENFSNEGSRQMFNISWLAGGHPILNSATLLSEANRTFGILQDLVQSAGRLPGALTVAVVSCMETGHITSSNHMI, from the exons ATGGCTGCCGCGACAGCCAGGGCGCAGGcgctctctctcctcgccgctGCCAACAACCACGGCGATTTGGCGGTGAAGCTCTCGTCTCTCAGACAGGTGAAGGAGATATTGCTCTCGCTCGAGCCCTCTCTCTCCGCCGAGATTTTCCCCTATCTCACAGAACTCCACTCGTCTCGTGAAATCCTAGTTCGCAAATCCCTTCTCGA GATCATTGAGGAGGTTGGTTTGAGGATGCTGGATCATTCTTATGCTCTAGTGACTGTCTTGCTAGTCTTAGCAAGGGATGAGGATCCGATTGTTGCAAAGAAAGCTGTTTCTGTTGGCACAGCTTTCTATCGCAGCATCTTGGAGGAGATGGCACTGCAG TTTCATCATCGTGGTAAAGTTGATCGTTGGGTTGGGGAACTATGGACATGGATGGTTAAGTTCAAAGATGTTGTCTTTTCTACTGCATTGGAG CCTGGTAGCGTAGGGGTGAAAGTTTTGGCGCTAAAGTTTATGGAGACGTTTATTTTGCTATTTACTCCTGATGCATCTGATCCTGAGAATTTTTCCAACGAAG GGAGTAGGCAGATGTTTAACATATCCTGGCTTGCTGGCGGTCACCCCATTCTAAATTCAGCAACGCTTTTGTCTGAAGCAAATAGAACATTTGGTATCTTACAAGATCTCGTACAGTCGGCTGGTCGTTTACCGGGTGCACTGACGGTAGCTGTTGTTAGTTG CATGGAGACAGGTCATATCACCAGTTCAAACCATATGATATAG
- the LOC106384532 gene encoding uncharacterized protein LOC106384532 isoform X6 produces the protein MAAATARAQALSLLAAANNHGDLAVKLSSLRQVKEILLSLEPSLSAEIFPYLTELHSSREILVRKSLLEIIEEVGLRMLDHSYALVTVLLVLARDEDPIVAKKAVSVGTAFYRSILEEMALQFHHRGKVDRWVGELWTWMVKFKDVVFSTALEPGSVGVKVLALKFMETFILLFTPDASDPENFSNEGSRQMFNISWLAGGHPILNSATLLSEANRTFGILQDLVQSAGRLPGALTVAVVSWSYHQFKPYDIVAAN, from the exons ATGGCTGCCGCGACAGCCAGGGCGCAGGcgctctctctcctcgccgctGCCAACAACCACGGCGATTTGGCGGTGAAGCTCTCGTCTCTCAGACAGGTGAAGGAGATATTGCTCTCGCTCGAGCCCTCTCTCTCCGCCGAGATTTTCCCCTATCTCACAGAACTCCACTCGTCTCGTGAAATCCTAGTTCGCAAATCCCTTCTCGA GATCATTGAGGAGGTTGGTTTGAGGATGCTGGATCATTCTTATGCTCTAGTGACTGTCTTGCTAGTCTTAGCAAGGGATGAGGATCCGATTGTTGCAAAGAAAGCTGTTTCTGTTGGCACAGCTTTCTATCGCAGCATCTTGGAGGAGATGGCACTGCAG TTTCATCATCGTGGTAAAGTTGATCGTTGGGTTGGGGAACTATGGACATGGATGGTTAAGTTCAAAGATGTTGTCTTTTCTACTGCATTGGAG CCTGGTAGCGTAGGGGTGAAAGTTTTGGCGCTAAAGTTTATGGAGACGTTTATTTTGCTATTTACTCCTGATGCATCTGATCCTGAGAATTTTTCCAACGAAG GGAGTAGGCAGATGTTTAACATATCCTGGCTTGCTGGCGGTCACCCCATTCTAAATTCAGCAACGCTTTTGTCTGAAGCAAATAGAACATTTGGTATCTTACAAGATCTCGTACAGTCGGCTGGTCGTTTACCGGGTGCACTGACGGTAGCTGTTGTTAGTTG GTCATATCACCAGTTCAAACCATATGATATAGTTGCAGCTAACTGA
- the LOC106384532 gene encoding uncharacterized protein LOC106384532 isoform X9: MAAATARAQALSLLAAANNHGDLAVKLSSLRQVKEILLSLEPSLSAEIFPYLTELHSSREILVRKSLLEIIEEVGLRMLDHSYALVTVLLVLARDEDPIVAKKAVSVGTAFYRSILEEMALQFHHRGKVDRWVGELWTWMVKFKDVVFSTALEPGSVGVKVLALKFMETFILLFTPDASDPENFSNEGSRQMFNISWLAGGHPILNSATLLSEANRTFGILQDLVQSAGRLPGALTVAVVSWYVSV, encoded by the exons ATGGCTGCCGCGACAGCCAGGGCGCAGGcgctctctctcctcgccgctGCCAACAACCACGGCGATTTGGCGGTGAAGCTCTCGTCTCTCAGACAGGTGAAGGAGATATTGCTCTCGCTCGAGCCCTCTCTCTCCGCCGAGATTTTCCCCTATCTCACAGAACTCCACTCGTCTCGTGAAATCCTAGTTCGCAAATCCCTTCTCGA GATCATTGAGGAGGTTGGTTTGAGGATGCTGGATCATTCTTATGCTCTAGTGACTGTCTTGCTAGTCTTAGCAAGGGATGAGGATCCGATTGTTGCAAAGAAAGCTGTTTCTGTTGGCACAGCTTTCTATCGCAGCATCTTGGAGGAGATGGCACTGCAG TTTCATCATCGTGGTAAAGTTGATCGTTGGGTTGGGGAACTATGGACATGGATGGTTAAGTTCAAAGATGTTGTCTTTTCTACTGCATTGGAG CCTGGTAGCGTAGGGGTGAAAGTTTTGGCGCTAAAGTTTATGGAGACGTTTATTTTGCTATTTACTCCTGATGCATCTGATCCTGAGAATTTTTCCAACGAAG GGAGTAGGCAGATGTTTAACATATCCTGGCTTGCTGGCGGTCACCCCATTCTAAATTCAGCAACGCTTTTGTCTGAAGCAAATAGAACATTTGGTATCTTACAAGATCTCGTACAGTCGGCTGGTCGTTTACCGGGTGCACTGACGGTAGCTGTTGTTAGTTGGTATGTTTCTGTCTGA
- the LOC106384532 gene encoding uncharacterized protein LOC106384532 isoform X3 yields MIQFHHRGKVDRWVGELWTWMVKFKDVVFSTALEPGSVGVKVLALKFMETFILLFTPDASDPENFSNEGSRQMFNISWLAGGHPILNSATLLSEANRTFGILQDLVQSAGRLPGALTVAVVSCLAVVARKRPVHYNTVLSVLLDFHPNLVTVKGCHAASVQYSIRTALLGFLRCTSSPMIESRDKLLRALRAMNASDVADQAVRQVDKLIRNNERFARENWSGKSNQAISHPNSWDLSKKRKMSQGEDDTINGEAAPKRLRHNTNMHLTPQVKISDSPRGPVSINGISPANHPSDSEPTPVEQMVSMIGALLAEGDRGAASFDILISQLHPDMLADIVITSMKHLPSSPPTLTTSLATPADIVDSMRSPTLQPQLPFDPTLPAGLSVSDVPSLNSAVADPRRDPRRDPRRTDPRRLNSSVGEGKEPVPVQMDISTLPGYPLSVPAVTAGASSSVHLTTKEHSQNKVGGSSIIRIVDQPDCREDLFTAPGECVYPSKGKSSLDVPHSPCKDDEGIRETKFAGSERKCRDDLVSIPDFDQHSPSESGPDFDLQPPVASDITAEEESYRELASVPSYVELTTEQSETVGKLALERIIESDRHVCGFDCNKIRMPLIARLIAKIDAGNDVAAILREHISVDHREFKGHELVLHILYHLHSMANLDTDETSSYAAVYENFLITVARSFLDALPASDKSFSRLFGEAPHLPDSAIKLLDELCSTRHERTGREISDSERVTQGLGAVWSLILVRPNERKAFLAIALNCSVHSEEDIRAKAIRLVTNKLYHLTYISEHVEKFATDMLLTAVNSEADLSQTGFIAEGIKTEAKSQITSTIDSPSSRTSDTHSQQDLQTSRDVSVLSFAEAQRLISLFFALCKKKPSLLRLVFEVYGKAPKTVIQAFHRHIPILIRELGSSYKELLHIISDPPKGSENLLTLVLQILTQEVAPSSDLIATVKHLYDTKLKDVSILIPLLSSLTKDEVLPIFPPLLNLSPEKFQLALGHILQGSAHTGPALTPAEVLIAIHEVVPEKGGPPLKKITDACSACFEQRTVFTQQVLAKALGQMVDRTPLPLLFMRTVIQAIDAFPTLVDVVMEILSKLVNRQIWRLPKLWPGFLKCVSQTQPHSFPVLLELPMPQLESIMKKFPDLRPSLATYANQPTIRASLPNPALSVLGLENGQDSRSQMHPSDAASSIHGAALT; encoded by the exons ATGATACAGTTTCATCATCGTGGTAAAGTTGATCGTTGGGTTGGGGAACTATGGACATGGATGGTTAAGTTCAAAGATGTTGTCTTTTCTACTGCATTGGAG CCTGGTAGCGTAGGGGTGAAAGTTTTGGCGCTAAAGTTTATGGAGACGTTTATTTTGCTATTTACTCCTGATGCATCTGATCCTGAGAATTTTTCCAACGAAG GGAGTAGGCAGATGTTTAACATATCCTGGCTTGCTGGCGGTCACCCCATTCTAAATTCAGCAACGCTTTTGTCTGAAGCAAATAGAACATTTGGTATCTTACAAGATCTCGTACAGTCGGCTGGTCGTTTACCGGGTGCACTGACGGTAGCTGTTGTTAGTTG TCTTGCGGTGGTAGCGAGGAAGAGGCCTGTCCACTACAACACTGTCCTTTCTGTTCTGCTGGATTTTCACCCAAATCTTGTGACAGTAAAGGGGTGCCATGCTGCAAGCGTTCAGTATTCCATTAGAACTGCCTTACTGGGATTTCTTAGATGTACTTCCTCACCTATGATAGAG TCAAGAGACAAGCTTCTTAGAGCGCTTCGAGCAATGAATGCTTCAGATGTTGCTGATCAAGCTGTCCGTCAAGTTGATAAATTGATCAGAAATAATGAGCGCTTTGCACGTGAAAATTGGTCAGGCAAG AGTAACCAGGCGATTAGTCACCCAAATTCTTGGGATTTGTCAAAGAAACGAAAAATGTCCCAGGGTGAAGATGATACAATCAATGGAGAGGCTGCTCCGAAGCGCTTACGCCATAATACTAACATGCATTTGACTCCGCAAGTTAAAATAAGTGATTCTCCACGTGGACCGGTCTCTATCAATGGCATATCCCCTGCAAACCATCCTTCGGACAGTGAGCCGACTCCAGTGGAACAAATGGTTTCTATGATTGGTGCTTTGCTTGCTGAAGGAGACAGAGGAGCTGCATCATTTGATATTCTCATTTCTCAGCTCCATCCAGATATGCTCGCTGATATTGTAATAACAAGCATGAAACACTTGCCTAGTAGCCCTCCTACATTGACAACTTCACTGGCTACTCCGGCGGATATCGTGGATTCCATGCGTTCCCCAACTCTTCAGCCACAACTTCCTTTTGATCCAACCCTTCCTGCGGGGTTATCAGTTTCCGATGTGCCTAGTTTGAATAGCGCAGTTGCCGACCCTAGACGTGACCCAAGAAGG GATCCCCGTCGCACGGATCCAAGACGTTTAAATTCATCTGTAGGTGAAGGTAAAGAACCAGTCCCAGTTCAGATGGACATCTCGACCTTACCAGGCTATCCACTTTCGGTTCCTGCTGTCACGGCAGGGGCTAGTAGTTCAGTGCATCTAACAACAAAAGAGCATAGCCAAAACAAGGTGGGGGGAAGTTCAATTATCAGAATAGTTGATCAGCCTGATTGCAGGGAGGATTTGTTTACTGCTCCCGGCGAGTGTGTTTATCCCTCAAAGGGCAAATCATCTTTAGATGTTCCACACTCTCCTTGCAAGGATGATGAAGGGATCAGAGAAACAAAGTTTGCAGGTTCTGAAAGAAAGTGCAGGGATGATCTGGTGTCTATCCCAGATTTTGATCAACATTCGCCTTCAGAATCAGGCCCAGATTTTGATCTACAACCCCCTGTTGCGTCAGACATTACTGCAGAAGAGGAAAGCTATCGAGAGTTGGCATCTGTTCCATCATATGTTGAACTTACCACAGAACAAAGCGAAACTGTTGGAAAGTTGGCTTTAGAAAGGATAATTGAATCAGATAGACATGTCTGCGGGTTTGATTGTAACAAGATACGCATGCCATTGATTGCCCGATTGATTGCTAAA ATCGATGCTGGCAATGATGTTGCAGCCATACTAAGAGAGCATATTAGTGTGGATCATCGGGAATTCAAG GGGCATGAACttgttttacatattttgtACCATCTGCATTCTATGGCGAATCTGGACACAGATGAAACCTCTTCCTATGCTGCTGTGTATGAAAATTTTCTCATAACAGTG GCAAGATCATTTCTGGATGCTCTTCCTGCTTCCGACAAGTCTTTCAGCAGACTTTTTGGAGAAGCTCCACATCTACCTGATTCTGCCATAAAGCTACTGGATGAACTCTGCTCCACTCGTCATGAACGAACTGGAAGAGAAATCAGTGATAGTGAGCGTGTTACCCAAGGGCTTGGTGCGGTTTGGAGCTTAATTCTAGTGCGTCCAAATGAGCGAAAAGCATTCTTAGCCATAGCATTGAAT TGTTCTGTTCATTCCGAAGAAGACATCCGTGCAAAAGCTATTCGACTT GTCACGAACAAACTGTATCACCTTACATACATTTCAGAGCATGTTGAGAAATTTGCAACAGATATGTTGCTGACTGCTGTGAATTCTGAGGCAGATCTCTCACAGACTGGTTTTATTGCAGAAGGAATTAAAACAGAG GCTAAAAGTCAGATAACTTCGACAATCGACTCTCCATCTTCTAGAACCTCCGATACTCACTCTCAGCAGGATCTACAAACTTCTCGTGATGTTTCTGTTTTATCATTTGCTGAAGCTCAGAGACTTATTTCTCTGTTCTTTGCTCTATGTAAAAAG AAACCTAGTCTCCTACGACTTGTCTTTGAAGTTTACGGGAAAGCTCCAAAAACAGTAATCCAG GCTTTTCATCGACATATACCTATCTTGATACGAGAATTAGGTTCATCTTATAAGGAACTGCTCCATATAATATCTGATCCTCCTAAGGGAAGTGAAAATTTATTGACATTG GTGTTGCAAATATTGACACAAGAAGTGGCACCTTCGTCGGATTTGATTGCTACCGTAAAGCATCTATATGACACTAAGCTAAAG GATGTTTCAATTCTTATTCCGTTGCTTTCTTCACTCACTAAAGACGAG GTTTTGCCTATCTTTCCGCCACTTCTTAATCTTTCACCTGAGAAGTTCCAACTTGCACTAGGTCATATATTACAG GGTTCTGCTCACACAGGTCCGGCCCTTACACCTGCCGAGGTACTGATTGCTATCCACGAGGTTGTTCCTGAGAAGGGTGGGCCACCACTGAAAAAG ATAACAGATGCATGTTCAGCTTGCTTTGAACAACGCACTGTTTTCACGCAGCAAGTCTTAGCAAAGGCTCTCGGTCAGATG GTTGATCGAACACCTCTTCCTTTACTCTTCATGAGAACAGTAATTCAGGCAATCGATGCTTTCCCAACACTG gTTGACGTTGTCATGGAAATCCTTTCCAAGTTAGTGAATAGGCAG ATCTGGAGACTGCCAAAACTGTGGCCTGGCTTCTTGAAATGTGTGTCTCAGACACAGCCACATTCATTCCCTGTCTTGTTGGAG TTGCCAATGCCTCAACTCGAAAGTATCATGAAGAAGTTTCCTGATCTAAGACCTTCTCTTGCTACTTATGCGAATCAGCCAACTATCAGAGCTTCTCTACCAAA TCCAGCTCTTTCAGTTCTTGGGCTTGAAAATGGGCAAGATTCACGTTCGCAAATGCACCCTTCAGATGCAGCTTCTTCTATTCATGGGGCAGCCTTAACGTGA